ATCCGCTCGGTGTGGATCCAGAACTGGTAGACGAGGTTCGCCGAGGAGCAGAAGGCCAGCGCGGCGGGATGCACGCCCAGGGCGATGAGCGGGACGTAGAACGGCCACACCGTGAGGGTCGTCCAGGGCTGGCGCAGGGCCGTGGTGAGGTTGAACCTGCGGCTGGAGTGGTGGACGACGTGGCAGGCCCACAGGATGCGGATGACGTGGTGGCCGCGGTGGGACCAGTAGTAGAAGAAATCCTGCCCGAGCAGCATCAGCGGGATCGTCCACCACAGGACGGGCACGCGCAGCGGGGTGAGTTCGTAGATCGCCGTGTAGACCGCGACGATCGGGATCTTCCAGAGGAAGTCGAAGACGAGGCTCCCGAGCCCCATGCCGACGCTGGTGACGGCGTCCTTCGTCTCGTAGCCCGCCGCGTCCTCGTCGGGATGGACGCGCACGCTGATCATCTCGATCACGGTGAGCAGCACGAAGGCGGGTATCGACCAGAGCACGGCATCGGGCAGGTTCGGCATGGGTGAACCGTAGGACCGCTGGTCGGCCGCGACTAGACGTTGTTACCCACAAGTATTACCGGGGGTACGCGCTTGCTTGTTGGCGATCTCCGCCAATGGGCCCGCCATGTCCCGGTTGTGGGTCGCTACA
The nucleotide sequence above comes from Streptomyces sp. N50. Encoded proteins:
- a CDS encoding sterol desaturase family protein — its product is MPNLPDAVLWSIPAFVLLTVIEMISVRVHPDEDAAGYETKDAVTSVGMGLGSLVFDFLWKIPIVAVYTAIYELTPLRVPVLWWTIPLMLLGQDFFYYWSHRGHHVIRILWACHVVHHSSRRFNLTTALRQPWTTLTVWPFYVPLIALGVHPAALAFCSSANLVYQFWIHTERIDRMPRWFEFVFNTPSHHRVHHASQGGYLDRNFGGILIVWDRLFGSFVPEVERPVYGLTKNINTFNPIKVATHEYVAIAKDLKAATSWRERAGRVFRGPGWQPVPVPGQNIPAAEETAAA